Part of the Methylomonas sp. AM2-LC genome, TAGCTTGTGTGCTTCGACAGGCTCAGCACACAAGGTAAGCTATTGATATATATAACCACTGTTCGCCCTGAGCCCTTCTACTTTGCTCGGTGGGCGTAGTATTTACATTACAATTCGATTCGTCCTTTGCTAACTTTGTTTTGGTCTAGATTTTGTGCATAAAACACCCAGCCGCCATTTTTTTTGCGGTACCCAAATACAACAGCTTGTGAATCGTAGTAAACCGTATCTTTTGCCGTTGCATCGTATTTTTTCCACGCAGCACCTTTAAATCCAGGCACTGGCTTACTAACGGATAAGCGTCTAGATCGAACAGCGGGGGAGGGCAGTGGAGCGTTGGTTTCCATGTCATTTCTAGTATTTCCACCGGAAATACTTCCGCCACCGGTAACATCACCCGCTATATGCATAACGGTAACAGTCTTACCCTCGGCGTCGTGATAATGTATGGTGAAACGACAATTACTAAATTCGGATGTTAAAAATTGTGCCGGACTATCCTTGTCAAGTGTAACCTGGGTTAAACTCTTGTTCTTCCAAGGTAAATAGTATATTTTTTTAGCAGTATCCTGATTAAGGCTTGGGTACATTTTGATTTTATTCGGTTCTTCAAACTGCCATTCAATGTCGCGGGGGCCTGGCTCCGCTCGAATGCCTGCATTAGAGTCCTGCCAGTCAAAACTCTCTTCGTCGATCTCCAGAACGTAATCAAGAAATGCTTGTTCGGGATTACTTTTTACTAATTCTTTAAATTCAGTCAAGCTAGGCATATTTCTCTCTCCATTAAAAGGTGGGTAACAGCTAAGGATTTGTGCGTAGTGCGACGTGAAGTCGTATAAATAATTGTTTAGCTTTAGCAATCATGACTAAACCTGCCGTTCCTCCGGCAGTAGCCTAAGAGTGCAGGCATTAACAGTAATGTGATGTTTGAAGCCATTCCGACAATGTAACCCAATCGAAAGATGAAGTCGAGCCCGTGAGGGCAAAACGGAACTGCGAGCATTACGCGGTAGGGTGCTAGGCTTAGAAGGTAAGGTGAACACATGTGAATCAACGATAAATCTCGTTAAATCCGAGGAGTCAAAGATGCTGATAGACTCTAGCCAAAAGGCAACATGGTTAGTTTGGTATTTTCGCATAACCAAACGAGGATAACAAAACCATCGGGAGATAGTTGGCACCTAACCCTTCAGTGTTATTTATATGGAACACGGTAAACCCGTATTTTCGCCTATTTAGGCAAGTTGACCGCGAGGGAAACTGATGGGAATGCGGGCATAGGAGGTTGGAAAAAGCGAAGGCTATTCTGTAATGGAATAGATAGAGATTAAGGTATACCGCCAATATCATCTTGCTCGAAAGAGCGCAGACTTCCAACGGGTCTCAAATTGCAAGATAACTAATAGAACCTTTATAAGGAGGAAGAGCAAATGACGACGACACCTAGTGCAGTTGGTGCAGCCTCCCATTATGACGTGAACTGGCACAGTATTGACTGGGGGCAGGCTCATCGAATAGTGAGAAGGCTACAAGTACGTATTGCAAAGGCAGTCAGCGAAGGCCGCTGGAATAAGGCGAAAGCTTTACAATGGTTGCTGACGCACTCATTTTATGGCAAGGCAGTTGCTGTAAAACGAGTTACTGAAAATCGCGGTAAAAACACCCCAGGAGTTGACGGGGAAACTTGGAATACTCCTGAGCAAAAGGCCAAGGCAATTAACTCGTTCAAAGGAAGAGGCTATCAACCACAACCGCTGAGAAGAGTCAAAATTCCCAAAGCAAACGGTAAACTGCGTCCTTTAGGGATTCCAACCCTACGAGATAGAGCAATGCAAGCGCTGCATTTACTGGGCTTGCAACCGATAGCTGAAACCAAAGCGGATCACAATTCCTATGGATTCCGTCCAGAAAGAGCTTGTAGAGATGCGGCGGCACAATGCTTTGCGGCATTAGTGAGTAAAAACTCAGCGCAGTGGGTTTTAGATGCAGATATATCTGGATGCTTTGACAATATTAGTCATGACTGGTTACTGGCGAATATCCCTATGGATAAAACCGTACTCAGAAAATGGCTGAAAAGTGGTTTTGTTGAAAAAGGAAATTGGTTTCCAACGCAAGCCGGCACTCCGCAAGGGGGTATTGCCTCGCCAACGCTGGCTAATATGGCTTTAGATGGTCTTGAAATCGAACTGGCCGCGCACTTTGGTACAAAAACCAGCAAGAAAAGATGGAAGGGAAAAGTCAATTTTATTCGATATGCAGATGACTTTGTTATCACCGGCGCAACGAAAGAAACGCTGGAGCAGGCAAAGTTGATTATTGAGAACTTTCTGAAGGACAGAGGATTATCGCTATCAGAAGAAAAAACCAAGATTGTGCATATTGATGAAGGCTTTGATTTCTTAGGGTGGAACTTTCGTAAATACGGTGGGAAACTACTCATCAAACCTGCGAAAAAGAATGTACAAGCATTCTTACGGAAAATTCGACTGATAATCAAAGAAAACCAAACAGCAAAACAGGAAAATGTAATTAGGCTCCTAAATCCAATCATAAGGGGATGGGCTAATTATCACCAAAATCAGGTGGCGAAGGAAACCTTTTCTAAGGTTGATCACTTCATCTGGAAAAAGCTTTGGCAATGGGCTTGTCGAAGACATCCAAATAAACCACTTCGGTGGATAAAGGATAGATATTTTGAAAGCGAAGGACTGCGTAACTGGGTGTTTGCCACGAAGGTTAAAACTGAGGATGGAGAAGTGATAAGGGTTAAACTGGTAAATGCTAGTGATACGCCCATTCGCCGACATATCAAGATAAAAGCGGAAGCACACCCGTTCAATCCGGTCTGGGAAGAGTATTTCGAAAACAGGCTTGGCCTGCAAATGAGAGAAAGCCTCAAAGGAAAGAACCAATTGCTTTTTCTTTGGTACGCACAGGAAGGCAAATGTCCGAACTGCAACGAAAGAATTACGAAGGATACGGGGTGCAATATTCACTACATCCAGCGTAAAACAGACGGCGGTAAAAACAGAGTAACAAACCTTATGTTATTACACCCGAACTGTCATAGACAAGTCCATAACCGTAAAAATAAGGAAACTGCCGGTTCTGATCAAACAGGATTTATGGAGGCTTGAGCCGTATGATGGGAAACTATCATGTACGGTTCTTAAGGGGGGATGGCGTAGCAATACGCCGTTCCTACCTGACAATGAGTATTAGCAAAGGTTATGCATGTTTATTAAAAATTTGGATACTGTTAAATGATTTACTATGCACTTGACGTTAAC contains:
- the ltrA gene encoding group II intron reverse transcriptase/maturase; the encoded protein is MTTTPSAVGAASHYDVNWHSIDWGQAHRIVRRLQVRIAKAVSEGRWNKAKALQWLLTHSFYGKAVAVKRVTENRGKNTPGVDGETWNTPEQKAKAINSFKGRGYQPQPLRRVKIPKANGKLRPLGIPTLRDRAMQALHLLGLQPIAETKADHNSYGFRPERACRDAAAQCFAALVSKNSAQWVLDADISGCFDNISHDWLLANIPMDKTVLRKWLKSGFVEKGNWFPTQAGTPQGGIASPTLANMALDGLEIELAAHFGTKTSKKRWKGKVNFIRYADDFVITGATKETLEQAKLIIENFLKDRGLSLSEEKTKIVHIDEGFDFLGWNFRKYGGKLLIKPAKKNVQAFLRKIRLIIKENQTAKQENVIRLLNPIIRGWANYHQNQVAKETFSKVDHFIWKKLWQWACRRHPNKPLRWIKDRYFESEGLRNWVFATKVKTEDGEVIRVKLVNASDTPIRRHIKIKAEAHPFNPVWEEYFENRLGLQMRESLKGKNQLLFLWYAQEGKCPNCNERITKDTGCNIHYIQRKTDGGKNRVTNLMLLHPNCHRQVHNRKNKETAGSDQTGFMEA